The window CGCTATTGCCGCCGCCAGACGCAAACTTGAACCGATAACCGACAACCAGGTCGCTGTATTTGGCGGGGCAGTGCCTGTTGCAGACTATGCACCAATAGGTTCTGAGGCTCTTGCCAGAAACGCGGTCCTTGCACTTAAAAACGGCGTCGGGGTCCTGCTGGCAAACCACGGCTCTTTGTGTGTGGGAAAGACGCTCGAAGAGGCCTTGTCCCGCTGTGAGATGCTCGAAACTTTTGCGAATATATTTATCCTTGCTCATATAGCCGGCGGAGGAATTGCGCTGACTGATGAAGAGATCAAATTTGAAACGGAAGACCTCAAAAAAAGATATGGGCAACGATGACAAAACAAATTGCCCATTAGTATTTTTAATATTTACGGAGAATGATTTAGTTTGCGGGTCATCTACATGTAAAAACTGCCTGCCAACACAAATTCGCAGGCAGCTTTTACATGTGCCTTTTAACTGACCGCTAGCCTACTGCGAGATTGCACTTACAGGGCAGGTGGCTACGCAGGCTCCGCACTCTACGCAAGTGTCTGCGTCCACTTTTGCTTTGCCGTTCGTTACGCTGATCGCTGATGTCGGGCACACGCCTACACAAGCTTCGCAACCTACACAGGTATCCTGATCGACTACTGCTTTAGCCATTGTAAGAAGTCCTCCTTAAAGTATGATCCAAAAATCTGCAGCGGGAAAACCGATCCCACTCCTGCGTATTCTATCTTGAAAAATCAAATGCTTCAACTACTTTTTATATATTGAATATATTTAA of the Synergistaceae bacterium genome contains:
- a CDS encoding class II aldolase/adducin family protein; this translates as MVNDIVLREKIIRAGILMTEKGLVQGAGGNISARTSKGFLITPSGMSYADLSPGDLVEMDLCAKILNGTRNPSIESGLHLAILAARPDIAAVIHTHSTCATAIAAARRKLEPITDNQVAVFGGAVPVADYAPIGSEALARNAVLALKNGVGVLLANHGSLCVGKTLEEALSRCEMLETFANIFILAHIAGGGIALTDEEIKFETEDLKKRYGQR
- a CDS encoding 4Fe-4S binding protein — its product is MAKAVVDQDTCVGCEACVGVCPTSAISVTNGKAKVDADTCVECGACVATCPVSAISQ